The proteins below come from a single Triticum aestivum cultivar Chinese Spring chromosome 5D, IWGSC CS RefSeq v2.1, whole genome shotgun sequence genomic window:
- the LOC123121733 gene encoding protein WEAK CHLOROPLAST MOVEMENT UNDER BLUE LIGHT 1, with product MEELNVEGVQQVEELNVKGVQQEEELNVKAVQQVAVVPNTVGSLENLTDSKPLVSVGFTESSADGHNRHLSEDLSSLTINDIRVNGEENCHNQSKGNGHNRNFSEDIGSLTINECRANKVEENCHNQLEGKEQQQISRHNSAERNIFKAAEIAERFIQALDNRVLVETAAPIESVKDAVSKFGGILDWKERRKNVQLKLDKVREEGPEYQRRFIAEEVEKSKVLQELCSTRRIIEGLKLSLEKAQTEALQAQQDAELAEIRYKEIQQGIARKESAAVKAEIVLAKERHATALADLQSVKEELEQLEKEHAALITHRESAEIRAHESTAASQEIEKIVEDLTLELISLKESLTSSHATHIIAEERRINVALAYEQEKLDSQNELKQAEEEIQKLNGDISANKDLESKLEAASALLANLQRDFTAYMEGILPEKESEVGEEVRSMVGVQMKLAKIRKELEDMRTNIETAKDEVKGLWNTAAALRADLEKEKADLTALKDKVHHATVSVSSLQEELRKTARELSVVQQRTEAAKMPVELQQATQETQRAKAKARSACDEVTKASEEADRAKADVNIVQLKQEAVSREILAVKASEEIAVASANALQEYKEEGEIDPQADRRSDKSMMVPLEDYDALNKRAKEAEDRAKKRVMEAVEKIKEAKEGEVRSLDKLHQLTKQIDERREALREAHEKSITAQENKLTMENELRKRRAKHGQHYTAGDADLAIPDVCLLNGACSFDAAGSSASHTQGGDLGRADTIAATAAAEPKARKSFFPRSIAAMFMNRKKTHSK from the exons GAAGGAGTGCAGCAAGTGGAGGAACTGAATGTCAAAGGGGTGCAGCAAGAGGAGGAACTGAATGTTAAAGCGGTGCAGCAAGTAGCTGTTGTTCCAAACACTGTCGGCTCACTCGAAAACTTGACTGATTCAAAGCCTCTTGTTTCTGTTGGTTTTACTGAAAGTTCCGCAGATGGTCATAACAGACATTTAAGTGAAGATTTAAGTTCGCTTACAATTAATGATATACGTGTGAATGGGGAGGAGAATTGCCACAACCAATCTAAGGGGAATGGTCACAATAGAAATTTCAGTGAAGATATAGGTTCCCTTACAATTAATGAATGCCGTGCAAACAAAGTAGAGGAAAATTGTCATAACCAGCTTGAAGGGAAGGAACAACAACAAATTAGTCGCCATAACTCAGCTGAAAGAAACATTTTTAAGGCAGCAGAGATCGCTGAACGTTTCATTCAGGCTCTAGATAATAGAGTTCTTGTTGAAACTGCAGCACCGATTGAATCTGTTAAAGATGCTGTTAGCAAATTTGGAGGGATTCTTGACTGGAAAGAG AGGCGTAAAAATGTTCAACTCAAACTTGACAAGGTGCGGGAAGAAGGCCCCGAGTACCAGAGAAGATTCATAGCTGAAGAAGTTGAGAAAAGCAAAGTTCTGCAGGAGCTGTGTAGCACCAGGCGGATCATAGAAGGGCTGAAATTAAGCCTAGAGAAAGCACAAACTGAAGCATTGCAAGCACAGCAAGATGCAGAGCTCGCTGAGATACGATACAAAGAGATACAGCAGGGCATTGCTCGCAAAGAGAGTGCTGCAGTGAAGGCAGAGATTGTTCTTGCCAAAGAACGCCACGCGACTGCCTTAGCAGACTTGCAGTCAGTTAAAGAGGAGCTAGAGCAGCTTGAGAAGGAACACGCAGCTTTAATTACACATAGGGAGAGTGCCGAGATTAGAGCACAtgaatccactgccgcgtctcaGGAGATTGAGAAGATCGTGGAGGACCTTACCCTTGAGCTCATCTCACTGAAAGAGTCACTTACCTCTTCGCACGCTACCCACATTATAGCAGAGGAGCGAAGAATAAATGTGGCTTTGGCGTATGAGCAAGAAAAGCTGGATTCGCAGAATGAGTTGAAGCAAGCTGAGGAGGAGATTCAAAAGCTGAATGGCGATATCTCGGCCAATAAAGATCTTGAGTCTAAGCTAGAAGCTGCTTCTGCGTTGCTGGCAAATCTGCAACGTGACTTTACTGCTTATATGGAAGGGATACTGCCTGAGAAGGAAAGTGAGGTTGGAGAGGAAGTGCGATCCATGGTTGGTGTTCAGATGAAGCTGGCGAAGATCAGGAAAGAGCTTGAGGATATGAGGACAAACATCGAAACGGCCAAGGATGAGGTGAAAGGGCTGTGGAATACTGCTGCTGCATTACGAGCTGATCTAGAGAAGGAGAAGGCAGACCTCACAGCATTGAAAGATAAAGTGCATCATGCAACAGTTTCTGTCTCGTCTCTCCAGGAAGAACTGAGAAAGACGGCGCGTGAGCTCAGCGTGGTACAGCAGAGAACAGAAGCGGCTAAAATGCCCGTGGAGCTACAGCAGGCTACTCAAGAAACACAACGAGCAAAGGCGAAGGCTCGGTCGGCCTGCGATGAGGTTACAAAGGCTAGCGAAGAGGCAGACCGAGCTAAGGCAGATGTCAACATTGTCCAGTTGAAGCAAGAAGCAGTCTCAAGGGAGATACTCGCGGTTAAAGCATCAGAAGAGATCGCAGTGGCCTCAGCAAATGCACTGCAAGAATACAAAGAGGAGGGAGAAATAGATCCCCAAGCTGACCGAAGAAGTGACAAGAGCATGATGGTACCACTTGAAGACTACGATGCGTTGAACAAGAGagcaaaggaagccgaggaccgAGCTAAGAAGCGGGTTATGGAGGCAGTTGAGAAGATCAAGGAGGCGAAGGAGGGAGAGGTGAGGAGCCTGGATAAGTTGCATCAGCTGACCAAACAGATTGATGAAAGGAGGGAGGCGCTGAGGGAGGCGCATGAGAAATCCATCACAGCACAAGAAAACAAGTTAAcaatggagaacgagctgaggaaAAGAAGAGCGAAGCACGGCCAACATTACACGGCGGGGGATGCTGATCTTGCGATTCCTGATGTCTGCCTTCTGAATGGCGCATGCTCTTTTGATGCAGCAGGATCGTCCGCTTCTCATACGCAAGGAGGAGACCTGGGTAGAGCTGACACTATCGCGGCAACTGCAGCAGCAGAGCCAAAGGCGCGGAAGTCGTTCTTCCCTCGCTCCATAGCGGCCATGTTCATGAATAGGAAGAAGACGCATTCCAAGTGA
- the LOC123121734 gene encoding galactoside 2-alpha-L-fucosyltransferase-like, whose amino-acid sequence MDSKPATRVSRRPPPQPPAATRSAVWLVGLLVTLCFFSLPLFLALSPNLSDVWHLGLSVTARHENATAQSESSDSAPASRDRLLGGLLSPDVSEGSCLSRYASSLHRSRASPHSPSPYLASRLRKYEALHRKCGPGTLSYKKSLMQLPSPHSMGLVECRYLVWAPTSGHIGDRVLSIASAFLYALLTRRVLLLQLADDMAGLFCEPFPGATWELPAGGFLADRIKGLRRGSDRSYGNFIRAAKNNKDDDLRAESLPPYAYVHLEHDYQQPEQLFFCDEDQTVLGNINWVILRSNLYFAPGLFLVPQFEEELRWMFPASDTAFHHVGRYLFHPSNEVWELITSYYTPYMASFQEKIGLQIATFAWNPVPFEEYFKQVSACTSQEKILPEVDTTPGVLHEAAAGATSKAVLVSSEHPEYAEKLKSMYHEHATVTGETVSVLQPVDVGGGNHSHNQKAVVEMFLQSYCDVSVVSGWSTVGYVGHGLAGVKPWLLLAPRNQTAADPPCVQATSMEPCFHAAPSYDCRAKKKGDLGAVLRHVRHCEDVGDGLKLFD is encoded by the exons ATGGACAGCAAGCCGGCGACGCGGGtgtcccgccggccgccgccgcagccaccggCAGCCACGAGGAGCGCCGTGTGGCTCGTCGGCCTGCTCGTGACGCTCTGCTTCTTCTCCCTGCCGCTCTTCCTCGCGCTCTCCCCCAACCTCTCCGACGTGTGGCATCTGGGCCTCAGCGTCACCGCGCGCCACG AGAACGCGACGGCTCAGTCAGAGTCTTCGGACTCGGCGCCGGCGAGCCGGGACAGGCTGCTCGGCGGCCTCCTGTCGCCGGACGTCAGCGAGGGGTCCTGCCTGAGCCGGTACGCGTCGTCCCTCCACCGCAGCAGGGCGTCGCCGCACTCGCCGTCGCCGTACCTGGCTTCCCGGCTGCGCAAGTACGAGGCGCTCCACCGCAAGTGCGGCCCGGGCACGCTCTCCTACAAGAAGTCGCTGATGCAGCTCCCGTCCCCGCACAGCATGGGCCTGGTGGAGTGCCGCTACCTCGTGTGGGCGCCCACCTCCGGCCACATCGGCGACCGCGTGCTCTCCATCGCGTCCGCCTTCCTCTACGCGCTGCTCACCCGCCGCGTCCTCCTCCTGCAGCTCGCCGACGACATGGCCGGCCTCTTCTGCGAGCCCTTCCCGGGCGCCACGTGGGAGCTCCCCGCCGGGGGCTTCCTCGCCGACCGCATCAAGGGGCTCCGCCGCGGCAGCGACCGCAGCTACGGGAACTTCATCCGGGCCGCCAAGAACAACAAGGACGACGACCTGCGGGCGGAGTCGCTGCCGCCGTACGCGTACGTCCACCTGGAGCACGACTACCAGCAGCCGGAGCAGCTCTTCTTCTGCGACGAGGACCAGACCGTCCTCGGCAATATCAACTGGGTGATCCTGCGCTCCAACCTCTACTTCGCCCCGGGGCTGTTCCTGGTGCCGCAGTTCGAGGAGGAGCTCCGGTGGATGTTCCCGGCGAGCGACACGGCGTTCCACCACGTCGGGAGGTACCTCTTCCACCCGTCCAACGAGGTGTGGGAGCTCATCACGAGCTACTACACGCCGTACATGGCCAGCTTCCAAGAAAAGATCGGTCTGCAGATCGCCACCTTCGCCTGGAACCCCGTGCCGTTCGAGGAGTACTTCAAGCAGGTCTCGGCATGCACGAGCCAGGAGAAGATCCTGCCGGAGGTGGACACGACCCCGGGCGTCCTCCATGAGGCTGCGGCGGGGGCGACGTCCAAGGCGGTGCTCGTCAGCTCGGAGCACCCGGAGTACGCCGAGAAGCTCAAGTCCATGTACCACGAGCACGCGACCGTGACCGGCGAGACCGTCAGCGTGCTGCAGCCCGTCGACGTCGGCGGCGGGAACCACTCGCACAACCAGAAGGCGGTGGTGGAGATGTTCCTGCAGAGCTACTGCGACGTGTCGGTGGTGAGCGGCTGGTCCACCGTGGGATACGTCGGGCACGGCCTCGCCGGGGTGAAGCCGTGGCTGCTGCTGGCGCCGAGGAACCAGACGGCGGCCGACCCGCCCTGCGTCCAGGCGACGTCCATGGAGCCGTGCTTCCACGCGGCGCCGAGCTACGACTGCAGGGCCAAGAAGAAGGGGGACCTCGGCGCCGTTCTCCGGCACGTCAGGCATTGCGAAGATGTCGGCGATGGCCTCAAACTATTTGACTGA